One genomic region from Impatiens glandulifera unplaced genomic scaffold, dImpGla2.1, whole genome shotgun sequence encodes:
- the LOC124917798 gene encoding uncharacterized protein LOC124917798 has product MDEHVSLWIIDFLLRQPLHDWVIDELLSVLPLSIHDSSLKKALLVRKIVSEISKGMASEEMLLLMEHIEELDYQAGVTASEAMKAAYCDVAVDCTVRLLEESQVREAKYYNAVERIWRGRVLKMEMAGNVGLVSDELLSWRDDIEASVWNTSVDEDLLKKWRGCETLKSVRVYVEEAWAAMGPSFLEHVVQNEQINQVLKFDQDLNSVEVQSSSAGTVKVIGSSS; this is encoded by the exons ATGGATGAACACGTTTCTCTATGGATCATCGActttcttcttcgacaaccgctCCACGATTGGGTTATCGACGAGCTTTTAAGCGTTCTCCCTCTCTCTATTCACGATTCGAGCTTAAAGAAGGCGCTGCTTGTTCGAAAAATCGTCTCCGAGATATCCAAAGGTATGGCTTCAGAGGAAATGCTTCTTCTTATGGAACACATTGAGGAGTTGGATTACCAGGCGGGTGTTACAGCTTCTGAAGCCATGAAGGCGGCGTATTGTGATGTGGCGGTGGATTGCACAGTTAGGCTGCTCGAGGAGAGTCAGGTCAGGGAAGCGAAATACTACAATGCGGTGGAGAGAATCTGGAGGGGAAGGGTTCTGAAGATGGAAATGGCGGGTAATGTCGGGCTGGTTTCTGACGAGCTACTAAGTTGGAGAGATGATATTGAGGCTTCTGTATGGAATACTAGTGTCGATGAAGATCTGCTGAAGAAGTGGAGAGGCTGTGAAACTCTGAAATCTGTTAGAGTTTATGTCGAAGAAGCGTGGGCGGCTATGGGACCTTCATTTCTTGAACATGTGGTGCAGAATGAGCAAATTAATCAAGTGTTGAAATTCGATCAAGATCTTAATTCTGTTGAAGTTCAAAGTAGTAGTGCAG GTACGGTAAAGGTAATTGGAAGTTCATCTTGA